The genomic window TTCGGTCAGGGCTAAAATCTGTCCTCGCTCATCCTCCGAACCGGGTTCTTCTTTCTCTTCTGGTTCGTCCAAGAGGTCCAGCCGCTTTTCCACGCTGCTCATGGCGCGAAAGCAATCCTCTTCCACCGTCTGGTCATAGGCGCGGGCATAGATCATGGTCGTGTTGAGCTCCTCATGCCCCAGGAACTTCTGGATCCTGGTCACCGGGCAGCCGGCGTTCAAGAGCTGGGTGGCGGCGGTGCGGGCTGCCGGATTGCGCCTGCGCACCCACTTGATGAATTCTTCGATTTGGGATAGCATGAAAGAGCCTCCTTAGAATGAGAATGTTTGGCTGGACACCTTCATTCTACTCTTGGGAGGCATGTTCTTTACAAAATAACCAGCCTTCCTCTACGAGGGGAGAATGGCCGGTTAAGATAAGTGTTCCAGCCTGGGACGCTTCATCCAGGCGGATACGATCGTGCCTGATCCCTTTAGTCCGCCGGATTGGGA from Dehalobacter sp. includes these protein-coding regions:
- a CDS encoding tyrosine-type recombinase/integrase encodes the protein MLSQIEEFIKWVRRRNPAARTAATQLLNAGCPVTRIQKFLGHEELNTTMIYARAYDQTVEEDCFRAMSSVEKRLDLLDEPEEKEEPGSEDERGQILALTEKLAEPELSAEARLVIAAQILLVLLGEMKAFSSQVPALEPGWSLPPDHPLPESVQLVAV